The following DNA comes from Flammeovirgaceae bacterium.
AAAATTCCCCGCTGCAAGGCCCCCTCCTATTATCCAAAAAATGGAAACCATTACCCCGGTCCAGAGGAACACGCTTATCTTGCCAATGGCCTCGATTTTCCTGTAAAGGAGCAGTACTATCATCACCACCATGCCGCCACTCACGGCTTTTAGCGCCATGGGACCCAGCGGCACGAGGTAAGAGAAGTAGGAAGCAAAACCTATGGCGGCCGAGGCGATCACGAGGGGCGCCTGTATCATGGTTTGCCAAACAAACAAAAAACCCATCATCCTGCCGGCACCCTCTTTGCCATATGCCTCCTTCAAAAAATTGTAGCTCCCCCCAGCGCGCGGGAAAGCCGCGCCCAATTCCGCCCATATCATGGCATCGACAAACGAAAGGGCTGCCCCCGCCATCCAGGCATAAAGAAAGTACGGCCCGCCCATCATGCCAATGACCATCGGCATGGTGATAAACGGCCCAATGCCCACCATGTCGATCATATTGATGGCAGTGGCCTGTGCAAGCCCGAGGCGCCTTTCCATAGTACCGGCCATGGGTAATAGTAAAAAGTATTTGATGAATTGGCAAACACACCGGATATGGCCGGCCATGGCACTTTTTAAAATATCGCCATGGGGTATCCGGATTTATGGTTTACTTGCGGCATGTCTTTGTTTGTCGCATCGTTAAATTCGGGCAGTAATGGCAATTGCTACTACATTGGCAACCACACGGAAGCCATCCTGATCGATGCCGGGATTTCGTGCAGGGAAACGGAAAAACGTTTAAAGCGCCTTGGGTTGTCCCTTCGGCATGTCAAGGCAATATTCGTGACCCATGAGCATGCCGACCATGTGTACGGCATTCCTTCCATCCTTAAGAAGCACAAAGTGCCCATTTACATCACCACCCGAACGCTGCTCAAATCAAGGCTAAGGAACACAAAGGCGTACCATTTCAAACCTTATGAACCCGTTTCGATTGGGGGCCTTACCATCCGGGCCTTCCCGGTATTGCACGATGCCACCGACCCGCACAACTTTATTGTTTCCAATGGGCAGGTCAATGTGGGGGTGTTCACGGACATTGGAAACCTCACCACCCATGTAGTCCAACACTTTAAACAATGCCACGCGGCCATCCTCGAATCCAATTATGACGACCAATTGCTGGAAACGGGGAGCTATCCCCTTCCCCTAAAGAACAGGATACGGGGTGGCCATGGCCACTTGTCCAACGACCAGGCGGCCAAACTTTTCCACGACCACCGCCCTGCCTTTATGACGCACCTCTTTCTGGGGCACCTTTCCAAAAACAACAATTCGCCCCGGATCGTACAAAAACTTTTTGATGGCATTTCCAACGGCACGGAGATAGTGGTTGCCTCGCGGTACAAAGAAACCAGTTTGTACACCATTGACGGAAGGCCCAGGGCCCAGCCCCGTCCGCAATACAAAGAAGTTGCATTTTCGGGGCAACTCAAACTATTCTAACCCTGGTGGGGTGGCACCTTCCAACTAACCACATGAAAGATTGCTTACCTTTAAACAGCCACAATAAATTTTGATGAAGCCATCATTCCGCAAACTCCTGGACCAGCTAAAGGGGCAACTGGGCAAACCCGGTCAAGAAGCCCAGGATCCAATAAGGCAACTGTTGGCACAGCTATCCAAAAGAAAACTTGCCATCG
Coding sequences within:
- a CDS encoding MBL fold metallo-hydrolase encodes the protein MSLFVASLNSGSNGNCYYIGNHTEAILIDAGISCRETEKRLKRLGLSLRHVKAIFVTHEHADHVYGIPSILKKHKVPIYITTRTLLKSRLRNTKAYHFKPYEPVSIGGLTIRAFPVLHDATDPHNFIVSNGQVNVGVFTDIGNLTTHVVQHFKQCHAAILESNYDDQLLETGSYPLPLKNRIRGGHGHLSNDQAAKLFHDHRPAFMTHLFLGHLSKNNNSPRIVQKLFDGISNGTEIVVASRYKETSLYTIDGRPRAQPRPQYKEVAFSGQLKLF